One Acinetobacter colistiniresistens DNA segment encodes these proteins:
- the rubA gene encoding rubredoxin RubA — translation MKKYQCIVCGWIYDEAEGWPQDGIAAGTKWEDIPDDWTCPDCGVSKADFEMVEI, via the coding sequence ATGAAAAAATATCAATGTATCGTTTGTGGTTGGATTTACGACGAAGCAGAAGGCTGGCCACAAGACGGCATTGCAGCAGGTACCAAATGGGAAGATATTCCTGATGATTGGACTTGCCCAGATTGCGGCGTTTCAAAAGCTGATTTTGAAATGGTTGAAATCTAA
- a CDS encoding SRPBCC family protein — protein sequence METLSYNIKIYATPEKVWEVLWTPESYREWTKFFACDSTMKTDWKVGGKTYFSDGRGNGMVSTIESIQVPKEVVFKHLGMIKDGKEDLDSEEVKSWAGVLEKYMLFDFNGETQLHVEVDIQPEHAEFIHQGFDQGLAIVKHLAEK from the coding sequence ATGGAAACGCTGTCATATAATATAAAAATTTATGCTACCCCAGAGAAAGTCTGGGAGGTTTTGTGGACACCTGAAAGTTATCGGGAATGGACAAAATTCTTTGCTTGCGATTCAACCATGAAAACCGATTGGAAAGTCGGCGGTAAAACCTATTTTAGCGATGGTAGAGGTAACGGTATGGTCTCCACCATTGAAAGTATACAGGTACCCAAAGAAGTTGTTTTTAAACATCTCGGAATGATTAAAGATGGTAAGGAAGATCTGGATAGTGAGGAGGTTAAATCCTGGGCGGGCGTTTTAGAGAAATATATGCTGTTTGATTTTAATGGTGAGACCCAATTACATGTTGAAGTCGATATTCAACCTGAACATGCAGAATTTATTCATCAAGGTTTTGATCAAGGGCTGGCTATCGTTAAACATCTAGCTGAGAAATAA
- the lysS gene encoding lysine--tRNA ligase, which yields MTQQNAQSTSEQTLSENDLIAQRHAKLKQIQETAKQTGKSPWPNTFKREHYTGDLQEQFKDQDKAQIEGAEKVYVKVAGRVMLNRGSFIVIQDMTGRIQLYVDRKGLPADILETIKSLDLGDIIAAEGYIGRSGKGDLYVHLEGFELLTKSLRPLPDKFHGLTDTEAKYRKRYLDLIVNEETRKTFEIRAKVVAGIRAFLTNERFMEVETPMMHVIPGGASAKPFVTHHNALDMELYLRIAPELYLKRLVVGGFERVFEINRNFRNEGVSTRHNPEFTMIEFYQAYADYKDLMILTENMLEKLAVDILGTTDVPYGEEVYSFKGPFKKISMFDAILEHNPTFTPENVNDREFLAKFIQDVLKEKVKPGFGLGKLQTIVFEETVETQLRQPTFITEYPAETSPLARRNDDNPHITDRFEFFIGGRELANGFSELNDPIDQAERFQAQVAEKDAGDDEAMHYDADFIEALEYGLPPTAGQGIGIDRLVMLFANAPSIRDVLLFPHMRRKD from the coding sequence ATGACGCAACAAAACGCTCAATCGACTTCTGAACAAACACTTTCCGAAAACGATTTAATCGCACAGCGTCATGCCAAATTAAAGCAAATCCAAGAGACTGCAAAACAAACGGGTAAGAGCCCGTGGCCGAACACATTTAAGCGTGAACACTATACTGGCGATCTGCAAGAACAATTTAAAGATCAAGACAAAGCACAAATTGAAGGTGCTGAAAAAGTTTATGTCAAAGTTGCAGGCCGTGTGATGTTGAACCGTGGATCATTTATTGTGATCCAAGACATGACAGGTCGTATCCAGCTTTATGTAGACCGTAAAGGTTTGCCAGCAGATATTTTAGAAACCATTAAAAGCTTGGACCTCGGTGATATTATTGCTGCCGAAGGTTATATTGGACGTTCGGGTAAAGGTGACTTATATGTTCACCTTGAAGGTTTTGAACTATTGACCAAATCCCTGCGCCCACTGCCAGACAAATTCCATGGTCTAACGGATACTGAAGCGAAATATCGTAAACGCTATCTAGATTTGATCGTCAACGAGGAGACACGCAAGACCTTTGAAATTCGTGCCAAAGTCGTTGCGGGTATTCGTGCCTTTTTGACCAATGAACGTTTCATGGAAGTTGAAACGCCAATGATGCATGTGATTCCAGGTGGCGCATCTGCAAAACCGTTCGTGACCCATCACAATGCATTGGATATGGAGCTTTACCTCCGTATTGCACCAGAATTATATTTAAAGCGTCTGGTGGTTGGTGGTTTTGAACGTGTATTTGAAATTAACCGTAACTTCCGTAACGAAGGGGTTTCAACACGTCATAACCCTGAGTTCACCATGATCGAGTTCTATCAAGCTTATGCTGACTATAAAGACTTGATGATCTTGACTGAAAACATGCTTGAAAAACTGGCAGTCGATATCTTAGGTACAACTGATGTGCCTTATGGTGAAGAGGTCTATAGCTTCAAAGGTCCATTCAAGAAAATTTCAATGTTTGATGCGATTCTTGAACATAACCCAACCTTTACACCTGAAAATGTCAATGATCGTGAGTTCTTGGCGAAGTTCATTCAAGATGTATTGAAAGAGAAAGTAAAACCAGGATTTGGTTTAGGTAAGTTGCAAACCATCGTATTTGAAGAAACAGTAGAAACTCAATTACGTCAGCCGACATTCATTACGGAATATCCGGCAGAAACTTCACCGCTTGCACGTCGTAATGATGATAATCCACATATTACAGATCGTTTTGAATTCTTTATTGGCGGTCGTGAATTGGCAAATGGTTTCTCCGAGTTAAATGACCCGATTGATCAGGCAGAACGTTTTCAGGCACAGGTTGCTGAAAAAGATGCGGGTGATGATGAAGCCATGCATTATGATGCAGACTTTATTGAAGCATTGGAGTATGGTTTACCGCCGACAGCAGGTCAGGGGATTGGGATTGACCGCTTAGTTATGTTATTTGCGAATGCGCCAAGTATTCGTGATGTACTTTTATTCCCTCATATGCGCCGTAAAGATTAA
- a CDS encoding capsule assembly Wzi family protein — protein sequence MLLKKSLYLALFTSFSATTFAQGLVLNDANLRTDLNWLNQQGVIQISTSTWPLSGDEVKRALSQAKVNNSAQQKVVNSVMSALQADNETVKIGLHAGTDLKQIPQTFGDNQKSQYQAAVEFNAGGENWDAKLRVNGEKDPLIDNGHDANVEGSYIAGKLWNQWVIAGQIPTYWGPGHDGSLIRGDASRPVYGVTVQRAVQNAFESKWLSWIGPWQYQAFVGRLQDYESDPGVKLLGMRLTAQPLPYLELGASRAIQFGGGDRSESWKRFWKAMVGHDNVEDGSQDPSNQLGGFDARLSLQPLLQIPVSVYGQMIGEDEAGYLPSKWMYLAGTDFSSSYKNMPYQLYAEWADTRTNGEIRGISYTHYVYHDGFYQQGFPLGHGMGGDGQMYSVGGNIRFDVMNSLSARVIYAKVNPLSLSVNQAFPDKDTIKGLDLTWTHNIKPTLPLKINGWVTDSDRNGRDGGVSVGVEIPLETKMFRF from the coding sequence ATGCTGCTAAAAAAATCGCTTTATCTCGCATTATTTACGTCTTTTTCTGCGACTACTTTTGCACAAGGCCTTGTTTTAAATGATGCAAATTTACGTACGGACCTAAACTGGCTGAATCAACAAGGTGTGATTCAAATCAGTACATCGACTTGGCCGTTAAGTGGTGATGAGGTTAAGCGTGCTTTATCTCAAGCAAAAGTCAATAACAGTGCACAGCAGAAAGTTGTCAATTCTGTAATGAGTGCGCTGCAAGCTGATAATGAAACAGTGAAAATTGGCTTACATGCAGGTACTGATCTCAAGCAAATTCCACAAACCTTTGGTGATAACCAGAAATCTCAATACCAGGCAGCTGTCGAGTTTAATGCGGGCGGTGAGAACTGGGATGCAAAGTTACGAGTTAATGGTGAAAAAGACCCTTTGATTGATAATGGTCATGATGCGAATGTTGAAGGCTCATATATTGCGGGGAAACTCTGGAATCAATGGGTAATTGCGGGCCAAATCCCAACGTATTGGGGACCAGGGCATGACGGAAGTTTGATTCGTGGTGATGCAAGCCGTCCAGTCTATGGGGTGACGGTACAACGTGCAGTACAAAACGCTTTTGAATCTAAGTGGCTTTCTTGGATTGGCCCTTGGCAATATCAAGCATTTGTAGGGCGCTTACAGGATTATGAATCAGATCCTGGTGTCAAATTATTAGGTATGCGTTTGACTGCACAGCCCTTACCTTATTTAGAGTTAGGCGCATCTCGAGCAATACAATTTGGTGGAGGCGATCGTTCTGAAAGTTGGAAACGCTTCTGGAAAGCTATGGTGGGTCATGATAATGTAGAAGATGGTAGTCAGGATCCATCAAATCAATTGGGTGGATTTGATGCTCGCTTGTCATTGCAGCCTTTATTACAAATCCCTGTAAGTGTATATGGACAGATGATTGGTGAAGATGAGGCAGGTTATTTACCTTCAAAATGGATGTATCTTGCAGGTACTGACTTCTCATCGAGTTATAAAAATATGCCTTATCAGCTTTATGCTGAGTGGGCAGACACTCGTACTAATGGAGAGATTAGAGGTATTTCTTATACCCATTACGTATATCATGATGGTTTTTACCAGCAAGGTTTTCCATTAGGGCATGGGATGGGCGGTGATGGTCAAATGTATTCTGTAGGTGGTAATATCCGTTTTGATGTGATGAATAGTTTGAGCGCGCGCGTTATCTATGCCAAAGTCAATCCATTAAGTTTATCTGTCAATCAGGCATTTCCTGACAAGGATACGATTAAAGGTTTAGATCTAACCTGGACACATAATATCAAACCCACACTTCCATTAAAAATTAATGGTTGGGTAACAGATTCAGATCGAAATGGTCGTGATGGTGGTGTTTCAGTCGGTGTTGAAATTCCATTGGAAACGAAGATGTTCCGTTTCTAA
- the cysD gene encoding sulfate adenylyltransferase subunit CysD produces the protein MTENRLTHLKQLEAESIHIIREVAAEFENPVMLYSIGKDSAVMLHLALKAFYPAKLPFPLLHVDTGWKFKDMIAFRDNMAKTHGFDLIVHQNVEGREAGINPFDHGSSKYTDIMKTQGLKQALDKYQFDAAFGGARRDEEKSRAKERVYSFRDNKHRWDPKNQRPELWNLYNGKVNKGESIRVFPLSNWTELDIWQYIYLENIQIVPLYFSAVRPVVERSGTLIMVDDERMRLKEGEVPQMKSVRFRTLGCYPLTGAVESEADTLPEIIQEMLLATSSERQGRMIDHDEAGSMEKKKQEGYF, from the coding sequence ATGACTGAAAATAGATTAACGCACCTCAAACAACTTGAGGCAGAAAGTATTCATATTATTCGCGAAGTCGCAGCTGAATTTGAAAACCCTGTGATGCTTTACTCGATTGGTAAAGATTCAGCGGTGATGTTACACCTCGCTTTGAAAGCATTCTATCCAGCGAAACTTCCATTCCCGCTACTACATGTAGATACTGGTTGGAAGTTTAAAGACATGATCGCTTTCCGTGACAACATGGCAAAAACCCATGGTTTCGATTTGATCGTACATCAAAATGTCGAAGGTCGTGAGGCTGGGATTAACCCGTTCGATCACGGCAGCTCAAAATATACCGACATTATGAAAACACAAGGTTTAAAACAAGCCTTGGACAAGTATCAGTTTGATGCTGCGTTTGGCGGCGCACGCCGTGATGAAGAAAAATCACGTGCCAAAGAACGTGTTTATTCATTCCGTGATAATAAACATCGTTGGGATCCTAAAAACCAGCGTCCAGAACTTTGGAATCTGTATAACGGTAAAGTGAACAAGGGCGAAAGTATTCGTGTCTTCCCATTGTCGAACTGGACTGAATTAGACATTTGGCAGTATATCTATCTGGAAAATATTCAAATCGTTCCTCTTTATTTCTCTGCGGTTCGTCCAGTGGTCGAGCGTAGCGGTACCTTGATCATGGTGGATGATGAGCGTATGCGTTTAAAAGAAGGGGAAGTTCCACAAATGAAATCGGTACGTTTCCGTACGCTTGGCTGTTATCCACTCACGGGTGCAGTTGAGTCTGAAGCAGATACCTTGCCTGAAATTATCCAAGAAATGCTTTTGGCAACCAGCTCAGAGCGTCAAGGTCGTATGATTGACCATGATGAGGCGGGCTCGATGGAAAAGAAAAAGCAAGAAGGTTATTTCTAA
- the cysN gene encoding sulfate adenylyltransferase subunit CysN, with protein MSHQSDLISQDILGYLKQHEQKDLLRFLTCGNVDDGKSTLIGRLLYDSKLIYEDQLQAVTRDSKKVGTTGDAPDLALLVDGLQAEREQGITIDVAYRYFSTEKRKFIIADTPGHEQYTRNMATGASTADLAIILIDARYGVQTQTRRHSFIASLLGIKNIVVAINKMDLVEFSEARFNEIQVEYDAFVSQLGDRRPENIVFVPISALNGDNVVNPSASTPWYKGQTLMSILESVEIKRESNKHEFRFPVQYVNRPNLDFRGFAGTIALGEIKVGDEIVALPSGKKSTVKEIVTFDGNLEQAVAGQAVTLTLNDEIDISRGNVLVRAGEQPLISRSVRASVVWMNEHPLVKGKLYNVKIGTQTVPAKVTAINFRVNVNTLEHTQVEELELNAIADVVVEFDAPVVFDQYQDSRYTGSFIFIDRLSNVTVGAGMVEAAVEWTAHSNPVTAEDRAARLGQKPAVIGVSASLIEKAQALESLLIQQGVVAIAKANLTVEQIALLRETGVVVITTTVEGADTEIAAETLEEAVEKVVELVRL; from the coding sequence ATGTCTCATCAATCAGATCTTATTAGCCAAGACATCTTGGGTTATTTAAAACAACATGAGCAAAAAGACTTATTACGCTTTTTGACTTGCGGTAACGTCGATGACGGTAAAAGTACCTTAATTGGTCGTTTACTTTATGATTCAAAATTGATTTATGAAGATCAATTACAAGCGGTAACCCGTGACAGTAAAAAAGTTGGTACGACGGGTGATGCACCTGACCTTGCCTTACTGGTCGATGGTTTGCAGGCTGAACGTGAGCAGGGCATTACCATCGATGTGGCTTATCGCTATTTCTCTACGGAAAAGCGTAAGTTCATCATTGCAGATACGCCTGGACATGAACAATACACGCGTAACATGGCAACAGGTGCATCAACAGCTGATCTTGCGATTATCTTGATTGATGCGCGTTATGGTGTGCAAACTCAAACCCGTCGTCATTCATTTATTGCAAGCTTGCTCGGTATTAAAAATATCGTGGTTGCAATTAACAAAATGGACTTGGTGGAATTCTCTGAAGCACGTTTCAATGAAATTCAAGTTGAATATGATGCTTTCGTCAGTCAACTTGGTGATCGTCGTCCTGAAAATATTGTGTTCGTACCGATTTCGGCACTGAATGGCGATAACGTGGTGAATCCATCAGCAAGTACGCCGTGGTACAAGGGTCAAACCTTGATGAGCATTCTTGAATCAGTGGAAATTAAACGCGAATCAAATAAACATGAATTCCGTTTCCCGGTTCAATATGTGAATCGTCCAAACCTCGATTTTCGCGGTTTCGCGGGGACCATTGCGTTGGGTGAAATCAAGGTTGGTGATGAAATTGTTGCTTTGCCATCTGGCAAAAAATCAACAGTCAAAGAAATCGTCACCTTTGATGGTAACCTTGAACAAGCTGTTGCTGGTCAAGCCGTGACGTTAACTTTAAACGATGAAATTGATATTTCTCGTGGTAACGTTTTGGTCCGTGCAGGCGAACAACCTTTGATTTCACGTAGTGTACGTGCTTCAGTGGTGTGGATGAATGAACATCCGTTGGTGAAAGGTAAGCTCTACAACGTCAAAATTGGCACGCAAACTGTTCCAGCGAAAGTCACTGCAATTAATTTCCGTGTTAATGTGAATACGTTGGAACATACGCAAGTTGAAGAGCTTGAGTTGAATGCGATTGCGGATGTTGTGGTTGAGTTTGATGCGCCAGTGGTCTTCGATCAATATCAGGATAGCCGTTACACTGGCTCATTTATCTTTATTGACCGTCTCAGCAACGTGACTGTTGGTGCGGGCATGGTTGAAGCTGCAGTTGAATGGACGGCGCATAGCAATCCTGTGACTGCTGAAGATCGTGCGGCACGTTTAGGTCAAAAACCTGCGGTGATTGGTGTGTCTGCATCGTTGATTGAAAAAGCTCAAGCATTAGAAAGCTTATTGATTCAACAAGGTGTAGTTGCGATTGCAAAAGCCAATTTAACGGTTGAGCAAATTGCCTTGTTACGTGAAACTGGCGTTGTGGTTATCACAACGACCGTTGAAGGTGCTGATACCGAGATTGCTGCTGAAACACTTGAAGAAGCTGTTGAAAAAGTTGTGGAATTGGTTCGTCTTTAA
- a CDS encoding hemolysin family protein, translating to MDIFQSMMILVILVACSFFLSLSEIAIAGSRKIKLKLLAESGDERANKVIELQENSADFFASTQVGVNAVAILGGIVGESSLRPYFYNLATELYPGPWAETIGFSLSFLTVTSLFILFADLMPKRLAMIFPEKLAIKVINPITIFIKICRPLAWAINIIANSIFRVFKIDTKRDDSMTFDDISAIMNAGAQAGVLQKQEHHFIENVFELEERTVPSSMTARENIVYFTLNEAEHSIRQKLADHPYSKFLVCNEHIDQVIGYVDAKDILVRILNNQSFTQLNESIIRNVLIIPDSLTLSELLDRFRSTKEKFAVVINEYALVVGVITLSDIMITVMGDWVTPMDEEQQIIKRDNHSWLIDGSTPIEDVKHALAIEEFPENENYETIAGFIMYRLRKIPRPADAVEYAGFKFEVVDIDHYKIDQLLVTQITPNLENDSPITQDD from the coding sequence ATGGATATTTTTCAAAGCATGATGATTCTAGTTATTCTAGTCGCATGTTCATTCTTTTTATCCTTATCTGAAATCGCGATTGCTGGATCACGAAAAATTAAACTGAAACTCCTTGCTGAAAGTGGTGACGAACGCGCAAATAAAGTGATTGAGTTGCAAGAAAACTCAGCAGACTTTTTTGCATCAACTCAAGTCGGTGTCAATGCCGTCGCGATCTTAGGCGGTATTGTTGGTGAATCATCATTACGCCCCTATTTCTACAATTTAGCAACCGAGCTTTACCCAGGCCCATGGGCAGAAACAATTGGTTTTAGTTTATCCTTTTTAACCGTCACATCTCTTTTTATCTTATTTGCCGACTTGATGCCAAAACGTTTGGCGATGATTTTTCCTGAAAAACTAGCCATCAAAGTCATCAATCCCATTACCATCTTTATCAAAATTTGCAGGCCTTTAGCTTGGGCAATTAACATCATTGCTAATTCAATTTTCAGAGTCTTTAAAATTGATACCAAGCGTGATGACAGCATGACCTTTGATGATATTTCTGCCATCATGAATGCAGGTGCGCAAGCCGGTGTCTTACAAAAACAAGAACATCATTTCATTGAAAATGTATTTGAACTTGAAGAGCGTACTGTTCCATCAAGCATGACTGCACGAGAAAACATCGTTTATTTCACCTTGAATGAAGCTGAACACAGCATTCGTCAAAAACTGGCTGACCATCCTTATTCAAAATTTTTAGTCTGTAATGAACATATCGATCAAGTGATTGGTTATGTAGATGCCAAAGATATTCTGGTTCGTATTTTAAATAATCAATCTTTCACTCAACTGAATGAATCGATTATCCGCAATGTGCTGATTATCCCAGACAGCCTCACGCTATCAGAACTTCTTGACCGTTTTCGCTCAACCAAAGAAAAGTTTGCGGTTGTGATCAATGAGTATGCTTTAGTGGTCGGTGTCATTACTTTGAGCGATATCATGATCACCGTTATGGGTGACTGGGTGACCCCGATGGATGAAGAGCAGCAGATTATCAAACGAGATAATCATTCTTGGTTGATTGATGGCAGCACTCCAATTGAAGATGTAAAACATGCCTTAGCAATTGAAGAATTCCCAGAAAATGAAAACTACGAAACAATCGCTGGCTTTATCATGTATCGTCTACGCAAAATTCCACGTCCTGCGGATGCGGTCGAATATGCCGGTTTTAAATTTGAAGTAGTCGATATCGACCACTATAAAATTGACCAATTGCTGGTGACTCAAATTACACCAAACCTAGAAAATGATTCCCCTATCACCCAAGATGATTAA
- a CDS encoding LysR family transcriptional regulator codes for MNLERVDLNLLIYLDVLLREKNVTRAAEQLGVTQPAMSNILRRLRNLFNDPLLIRSSEGMTPTERALELQPRIRDALSDLSMILEPRTEFRPYTSNRVFRIMTSDYAEATLVPRLVKALRSEAPNVVLDFLTPSDVSYRDMEQGKVDLAINRFNEIPQSFHQVLVWRDSFSCILNDKHPAVTHLNLKSYLDAQHIWVSKTGMGVGFGVNPEKQAGLGWIDQALERIGQRRKISVFTRHYQMPALLAQNVDLIATLPTRMARLQTQNPRLVIKDPPFYIPEFELKMAWCPLLHHHPAHRWLRQLILFVARQMIEEENREYLLNNGNSQLPHSFF; via the coding sequence ATGAATCTGGAGCGGGTCGATCTCAATTTATTAATTTATCTTGATGTACTTCTTCGTGAAAAAAATGTCACCCGTGCAGCGGAGCAATTGGGTGTTACCCAACCTGCAATGAGTAATATTTTACGTCGATTACGCAATCTGTTTAATGATCCCCTACTCATTCGCTCTTCTGAAGGCATGACCCCTACTGAACGTGCACTAGAATTACAACCTCGTATTCGAGATGCATTGTCAGATCTTTCAATGATTCTTGAACCACGTACCGAATTCCGTCCTTATACCAGTAATCGTGTGTTCCGGATTATGACATCCGATTATGCTGAAGCCACACTTGTTCCACGCTTAGTGAAAGCATTACGCTCAGAAGCACCTAATGTGGTTTTGGATTTCTTAACTCCGAGTGATGTGTCTTATCGTGATATGGAGCAGGGTAAAGTTGATTTGGCGATTAATCGCTTCAATGAAATCCCGCAAAGTTTCCATCAAGTCTTGGTTTGGCGCGATAGCTTTAGCTGTATTCTGAACGACAAACATCCCGCAGTAACCCACCTCAATCTAAAAAGTTATCTAGATGCTCAACATATTTGGGTATCTAAAACTGGCATGGGCGTTGGTTTCGGCGTAAATCCGGAAAAACAGGCAGGTTTAGGCTGGATTGATCAAGCTTTGGAACGTATCGGGCAACGTCGCAAGATTTCTGTCTTTACCCGTCACTATCAAATGCCCGCTCTGCTTGCTCAAAATGTAGATTTGATCGCAACCTTACCCACCCGTATGGCACGTTTGCAAACTCAGAATCCTAGACTGGTTATAAAGGATCCTCCATTTTATATTCCAGAGTTTGAATTAAAAATGGCTTGGTGTCCGTTATTGCATCATCATCCTGCTCATCGCTGGCTCAGACAACTGATTTTGTTTGTTGCACGCCAAATGATTGAGGAAGAAAATCGTGAGTATTTATTAAATAATGGCAACTCACAATTACCACATAGCTTTTTTTAA
- a CDS encoding isocitrate lyase, with product MTTYQTAIDAIRELKAKFGNTWADISPEDAARMQLQNRFKTGLDIAKYTAAIMRRDMAAYDADSSKYTQSLGCWHGFIAQQKMIANKKYFGTTERRYIYLSGWMVAALRSEFGPLPDQSMHEKTSVPALIEEIYTFLRQADAKELNDLFRALKKANEAGDTAKAAEITAQIDNFETHVVPIIADIDAGFGNEEATYLLAKKMIEAGACALQIENQVSDAKQCGHQAGKVTVPHEDFIAKIHALRYAFLEMGLDDGIIVARTDSEGADLTQKIPVVKEPGDIASQYISYLDTTEIDIADAQEDEILIKRDGKLHRPKRLASGLYQFRADTQIDRVVLDCVSSLQNGADLLWIETATPNVEEIAHMVNRVRETVPNAKLVYNNSPSFNWTLNFRQQAYDRWVAEGKDVSAYDRAKLMSAEYDATELAADADAKIRTFQADAAREAGVFHHLITLPTYHTAALSTHELAQGYFGTEGMLAYVAGVQRKEIRGGIACVKHQAMAGSDIGDDHKEIFSGDNALKAHDDAKNTMNQFAAH from the coding sequence ATGACTACATATCAAACAGCGATTGATGCAATCCGCGAATTAAAAGCAAAATTTGGCAACACTTGGGCAGATATTAGTCCTGAAGATGCTGCTCGTATGCAATTGCAAAACCGTTTCAAAACTGGTTTAGACATCGCAAAATATACAGCTGCGATTATGCGTCGTGATATGGCTGCTTATGATGCTGATTCTAGCAAATATACTCAATCATTAGGTTGCTGGCACGGTTTTATCGCGCAACAAAAAATGATCGCGAATAAAAAATACTTTGGTACAACTGAACGTCGTTATATCTACCTTTCTGGTTGGATGGTTGCTGCACTTCGTTCAGAATTTGGTCCACTTCCTGACCAATCTATGCACGAAAAAACATCTGTTCCAGCATTGATCGAAGAAATCTACACATTCTTACGTCAAGCTGATGCGAAAGAATTAAACGATTTATTCCGCGCACTTAAAAAAGCAAACGAAGCGGGTGATACAGCTAAAGCAGCTGAAATCACTGCTCAAATCGACAACTTTGAAACTCACGTTGTGCCAATTATTGCTGACATCGACGCTGGTTTCGGTAACGAAGAAGCGACTTACTTACTTGCTAAGAAAATGATCGAAGCGGGTGCATGTGCACTTCAAATCGAAAACCAAGTATCTGACGCAAAACAATGTGGTCACCAAGCTGGTAAAGTAACTGTTCCACACGAAGACTTCATCGCTAAAATCCATGCATTACGTTATGCATTCTTAGAAATGGGTCTTGATGATGGTATCATCGTTGCGCGTACTGACTCTGAAGGCGCTGACTTGACTCAAAAAATCCCAGTGGTTAAAGAGCCAGGCGACATCGCTTCTCAATACATCAGCTACTTAGACACAACTGAAATTGACATCGCTGATGCTCAAGAAGATGAAATCCTGATCAAGCGTGATGGTAAATTACACCGTCCTAAGCGTTTAGCTTCTGGGTTGTATCAGTTCCGTGCTGACACTCAAATTGACCGTGTTGTACTTGACTGTGTATCTAGCCTTCAAAATGGTGCTGACCTTCTTTGGATCGAAACTGCGACTCCAAACGTAGAAGAAATTGCTCACATGGTTAACCGTGTACGCGAAACAGTTCCAAATGCGAAGCTTGTTTATAACAACAGCCCATCATTCAACTGGACGTTAAACTTCCGTCAACAAGCTTACGACCGTTGGGTTGCTGAAGGTAAAGACGTTTCTGCTTACGACCGTGCTAAATTAATGAGCGCTGAGTACGACGCAACTGAATTAGCTGCTGATGCTGATGCTAAGATCCGTACTTTCCAAGCTGATGCTGCTCGTGAAGCGGGTGTGTTCCATCACTTGATCACACTTCCGACTTACCACACTGCTGCGCTTTCTACTCATGAGCTTGCACAAGGTTACTTCGGTACTGAAGGTATGTTGGCTTATGTTGCTGGCGTACAACGTAAAGAAATCCGTGGTGGTATCGCTTGTGTTAAACACCAAGCAATGGCGGGTTCTGACATCGGTGATGATCACAAAGAAATCTTCTCTGGTGACAACGCACTTAAAGCACACGATGATGCTAAAAACACAATGAACCAATTCGCTGCTCACTAA
- a CDS encoding superoxide dismutase, whose product MTTITLPALPYGYDDLAPHITRETLEYHHDKHHNTYVVNLNNLIKGTDLEGKTLEEIIKASAGDASKAGIFNNAAQVWNHTFYWNSMKPNGGGKPTGAIAAKIDEAFGSYEKFAEEFTAAATTQFGSGWAWLVADEVNGKLSITKTANADTPLAHGQVAVLTIDVWEHAYYIDFRNLRPKYIATFLESLVNWDYANAKLAGQPAGVEK is encoded by the coding sequence ATGACAACCATTACTTTACCTGCACTGCCATATGGCTATGATGATTTAGCGCCACACATCACTCGCGAAACTTTAGAATACCATCACGACAAACACCACAATACTTATGTTGTTAACTTAAACAACTTAATCAAAGGTACTGACCTTGAAGGTAAAACTTTAGAAGAAATCATCAAAGCATCTGCTGGTGATGCATCTAAAGCAGGTATCTTTAACAATGCTGCTCAAGTATGGAACCACACATTCTACTGGAACAGCATGAAGCCAAATGGTGGTGGTAAACCGACTGGCGCGATTGCAGCTAAAATTGATGAAGCTTTTGGTAGCTACGAAAAATTTGCTGAAGAATTCACTGCCGCTGCAACAACTCAATTCGGTTCAGGTTGGGCTTGGTTAGTGGCTGATGAAGTAAACGGTAAATTATCGATTACTAAAACTGCCAATGCAGATACACCACTTGCTCATGGTCAAGTTGCAGTATTAACAATCGACGTTTGGGAGCATGCTTACTACATCGACTTCCGTAACTTACGCCCAAAATACATCGCGACTTTCTTAGAAAGCCTAGTAAACTGGGACTATGCAAATGCAAAACTTGCAGGTCAACCAGCAGGCGTTGAGAAATAA